One window from the genome of Alkalihalobacillus sp. LMS6 encodes:
- the mtaB gene encoding tRNA (N(6)-L-threonylcarbamoyladenosine(37)-C(2))-methylthiotransferase MtaB, with translation MSTVAFHTLGCKVNHYETEAIWQLFKQDGYEKVEYEETADVYVINTCTVTNTGDKKSRQVIRRAIRKNPDAVICVTGCYAQTSPAEIMAIPGVDVVVGTQDRPKMLGYIEQFKKERQPINGVGNIMKTRVYEELDVPSFTDRTRASLKIQEGCNNFCTFCIIPWARGLMRSRDPEEVVRQAQQLVDAGYKEIVLTGIHTGGYGEDLKDYSLARLLEDLETVKGLKRIRISSIEASQLTDEVIAVIGKSNKIVRHMHVPLQSGSDTVLKRMRRKYTMAAFAERITKLKAVLPRLAITSDVIVGFPGETEEEFQETYNFIAEHKFSELHVFPYSMRTGTPAARMTDQVEEGVKNDRVHRLIELSNQLAKEYASSFENEVLEVIPEERDKDNPESGLFIGYTDNYLKVKVPVDEKMVGEIVRVKMTEAGYPYNKGQFVRVVTEEEQLISQAN, from the coding sequence ATGTCAACCGTTGCCTTTCATACATTAGGTTGTAAAGTAAATCATTATGAAACAGAAGCTATTTGGCAGCTGTTTAAACAAGATGGATACGAAAAAGTAGAGTATGAAGAAACCGCAGATGTCTATGTCATTAATACATGTACGGTTACAAATACAGGTGATAAAAAAAGCCGACAAGTCATTCGTCGAGCTATTCGAAAAAACCCTGACGCGGTTATTTGTGTAACGGGATGTTATGCACAAACATCGCCAGCGGAAATTATGGCCATTCCGGGTGTGGATGTTGTTGTCGGTACACAAGATCGCCCTAAAATGCTTGGCTACATCGAGCAATTTAAAAAAGAACGGCAGCCAATTAACGGAGTTGGCAATATCATGAAAACGAGAGTGTATGAAGAGTTAGATGTCCCTTCATTTACTGATCGCACGCGAGCTTCCTTGAAAATTCAAGAAGGCTGTAACAATTTCTGCACATTTTGTATTATTCCTTGGGCAAGAGGCTTAATGCGATCTCGTGACCCGGAAGAAGTGGTACGTCAAGCGCAGCAGCTTGTTGATGCTGGATATAAGGAAATTGTTTTAACGGGTATTCACACAGGTGGATATGGCGAAGATTTAAAAGATTATAGTCTTGCACGTCTGTTGGAAGATTTAGAAACCGTAAAAGGTCTTAAACGCATTCGAATTTCGTCGATTGAAGCAAGTCAGTTAACAGATGAAGTGATTGCGGTGATTGGCAAGTCCAATAAAATTGTACGTCATATGCATGTTCCGCTTCAATCAGGTTCTGACACGGTATTAAAACGTATGCGTCGTAAATATACAATGGCGGCATTTGCAGAACGTATTACGAAATTAAAAGCGGTTTTGCCACGACTAGCGATTACTTCTGACGTCATTGTAGGGTTTCCTGGTGAAACAGAAGAAGAATTCCAAGAAACCTATAATTTTATCGCTGAGCATAAGTTTAGCGAACTTCATGTATTCCCTTATTCAATGAGAACCGGCACGCCAGCTGCTCGTATGACCGATCAAGTTGAAGAAGGCGTAAAAAATGACCGTGTTCATCGCTTAATTGAGCTTTCAAATCAGTTGGCAAAAGAGTATGCTTCGTCATTTGAAAACGAAGTGCTCGAAGTCATTCCAGAAGAGCGTGATAAAGACAATCCAGAGAGTGGTTTGTTCATAGGTTATACGGACAATTACTTAAAAGTAAAAGTTCCAGTTGATGAAAAAATGGTCGGTGAAATTGTTCGGGTGAAAATGACAGAAGCTGGTTATCCTTACAACAAAGGTCAGTTTGTACGTGTAGTAACGGAAGAAGAGCAACTGATATCGCAAGCGAACTAA
- the hemW gene encoding radical SAM family heme chaperone HemW produces the protein MGQSIYIHIPFCEHICHYCDFNKVFLENQPVEAYIDALIKEIERSQQARNQIPIETIYIGGGTPTSLTAIQLERLFQSIHRLLNLSELKEWSVEVNPDSGTTDRLKVMKKYGVTRLSLGVQTFSQPILTEIGRTHSPEGVHDAIKKARDAGFTNLSVDLMLGLPNQSVADFEQSLDEALRLGVEHISAYMLKVEKQTVFYNRKKKGTLTLPPEEDDVAMYDILTERTKAYGLRQYELSNFGKPGYESKHNLVYWDNRYYAGFGAGASGYEDRCRYQNINPIQKYIDAIMERGEATYKKHDVSKAECLEEAVFLGLRKREGVQKQSFYDTYGYKLDELFKEEIATGVRKGLLHNSDESLLLTKEGLLLANEAFELFVAALDESAYSY, from the coding sequence ATGGGGCAATCCATTTATATACACATCCCATTTTGTGAACATATTTGCCATTACTGCGATTTTAATAAGGTCTTTTTAGAAAATCAGCCAGTGGAAGCGTATATTGATGCACTGATTAAAGAGATAGAAAGATCGCAACAAGCGCGTAATCAAATTCCAATTGAAACCATTTACATTGGTGGAGGCACACCGACTTCGCTTACGGCGATTCAGTTGGAACGTTTGTTTCAATCGATACACCGCTTGTTGAACCTATCTGAGCTGAAAGAATGGTCGGTTGAAGTGAATCCTGACAGTGGAACTACGGACCGGTTGAAGGTCATGAAGAAGTACGGTGTCACGCGCTTAAGCTTAGGGGTGCAGACGTTTTCTCAGCCGATATTAACAGAGATTGGTCGGACCCATTCACCTGAAGGCGTACACGATGCGATTAAAAAGGCGAGAGATGCAGGGTTTACGAATCTATCGGTTGATTTAATGCTAGGTCTTCCAAATCAATCAGTAGCTGATTTTGAACAATCTTTAGATGAAGCGCTCCGCTTAGGTGTCGAACATATTTCTGCGTATATGTTAAAAGTTGAAAAGCAGACTGTCTTCTATAATCGCAAAAAGAAAGGCACCCTGACCTTGCCTCCTGAAGAAGATGATGTAGCCATGTATGACATCTTAACCGAACGAACAAAGGCGTACGGCCTCAGGCAATATGAGTTGAGTAATTTTGGGAAGCCCGGTTATGAGAGTAAACACAACCTAGTCTATTGGGATAACCGTTATTATGCGGGATTTGGAGCAGGGGCCTCTGGCTATGAAGACCGCTGTCGTTATCAAAATATCAACCCAATCCAAAAATACATTGATGCGATTATGGAGCGAGGGGAAGCGACGTATAAAAAGCACGATGTTTCAAAAGCGGAGTGTCTTGAAGAAGCCGTGTTTTTAGGATTGAGGAAACGAGAAGGTGTTCAGAAACAATCGTTTTATGATACGTATGGGTATAAGCTTGACGAGTTATTTAAAGAAGAGATAGCTACCGGAGTTCGCAAAGGCTTGCTTCATAATAGCGACGAATCCCTTTTGTTAACGAAAGAAGGGTTGTTGCTCGCTAACGAAGCATTTGAATTGTTTGTGGCGGCTTTAGATGAATCAGCTTATTCCTATTAG
- the hrcA gene encoding heat-inducible transcriptional repressor HrcA: MLTERQLLILHAIVDDYVRSAEPVGSRSISKRADVQFSSATIRNEMADLEELGFLDKPHSSAGRVPSQKGYRYYVDHLLSPHRLTVAERSRLSTLASAKLQAIEEVFQESARILSEMTSYVSIVLGPELLNERLQKIQIVPLEGMKAIVILISETGHIENHIVQLDEHVTAEDLERTVNLLNERLRGVPFSQLQQKIQFELNHLFKAHIKNYKHVLAMLQPTLSPDIAEKLFFSGRSNLMEQPEFQDMEKMRMVYRTLEEESVLYDWLKTQHFNGLNVSIGNENQLAAFDECSIVTASFAINGQHVGTLGVIGPTRMEYRRMIKVVDSLSKNMSKLLTDH; encoded by the coding sequence ATGTTGACTGAAAGACAACTCTTGATTTTACACGCAATCGTTGACGATTATGTTCGTTCCGCTGAGCCAGTTGGTTCAAGAAGCATCTCTAAGCGTGCTGATGTTCAATTTAGCTCAGCGACGATTCGGAACGAGATGGCTGATTTGGAAGAGCTTGGTTTTCTTGATAAGCCTCATAGCTCTGCTGGTCGTGTTCCTTCCCAAAAAGGGTATCGCTATTATGTTGACCATTTATTGTCTCCACATCGGTTAACCGTTGCGGAACGGTCGAGGTTATCGACGCTTGCTTCTGCTAAACTGCAAGCGATTGAAGAAGTATTTCAAGAATCGGCTCGGATTCTGTCAGAAATGACAAGCTATGTGTCGATTGTTCTCGGGCCGGAGTTACTCAATGAGCGACTGCAAAAGATTCAGATCGTTCCACTGGAAGGCATGAAAGCGATTGTCATTCTTATTAGTGAAACAGGGCATATTGAGAATCATATTGTGCAGCTTGATGAACACGTGACAGCAGAAGATTTAGAACGAACGGTTAATCTATTAAACGAACGTTTAAGAGGGGTGCCGTTTTCTCAGCTACAGCAAAAGATTCAATTTGAGTTGAATCACTTGTTTAAAGCGCATATTAAAAATTACAAGCACGTATTAGCGATGCTTCAGCCGACGTTATCGCCTGATATTGCTGAGAAGTTATTTTTCTCAGGACGATCAAATTTAATGGAACAACCTGAATTTCAAGACATGGAAAAAATGCGAATGGTTTACCGAACCCTTGAAGAAGAATCTGTTCTTTATGATTGGTTGAAGACCCAGCATTTTAATGGATTAAATGTCTCCATTGGTAATGAGAATCAACTAGCGGCTTTTGATGAGTGCAGCATTGTTACAGCCTCATTTGCAATTAATGGTCAGCATGTTGGTACGCTAGGTGTCATTGGTCCAACTCGGATGGAATATCGGCGAATGATAAAAGTCGTTGATTCGTTATCGAAAAATATGTCAAAGCTACTAACGGACCACTAA
- the dnaK gene encoding molecular chaperone DnaK: MSKIIGIDLGTTNSCVAVMEGGEATVIPNPEGNRTTPSVVAFKDGERLVGEVAKRQAITNPNTVISIKRHIGTDYKVEVEGKSYSPQEISAIILQKLKSDAEAYLGETVTKAVITVPAYFNDSQRQATKDAGKIAGLEVDRIVNEPTAAALAYGLEKEEDQTILVYDLGGGTFDVSILELGDGFFEVKATSGDNKLGGDDFDDVIMDHLVAEFKKENGIDLSQDKMAMQRLKDAAEKAKKDLSGVMQTQISLPFITADSTGPKHLEMNLTRAKFDELTTDLVERTLAPTRRALSDSGLSASEIDKVVLVGGSTRIPAVQEAIKRLTGKDSHKGVNPDEVVALGAAIQAGVLTGDVKDVVLLDVTPLSLGIETMGAVFTKLIERNTTIPTSKSQTFSTAADNQPSVDIHVLQGEREMAADNKTLGRFQLNDIPPAPRGVPQIEVTFDIDANGIVNVKAKDLGTNKEQSITITSSSGLSDEEIEKMVQDAEENAEADKKRREQVELRNEADQLVFTTEKTLTDLGDNVEQEEKDKAEAAKDKLKAALETDNEEEIKTAKDELQEIVTALTTKMYEQAAQAAQAQQGAEGEGSQQDENVVDADYEEVNDDEKK, encoded by the coding sequence ATGAGTAAAATTATTGGAATTGATTTAGGTACAACGAATTCATGTGTAGCAGTAATGGAAGGTGGAGAAGCAACGGTTATTCCTAATCCGGAAGGCAACCGTACAACTCCGTCAGTTGTTGCATTTAAAGATGGAGAGCGCTTAGTAGGTGAAGTAGCAAAACGTCAAGCCATTACAAACCCAAACACTGTTATTTCGATTAAGCGTCACATCGGTACAGACTATAAAGTAGAAGTAGAGGGAAAAAGCTATTCTCCTCAAGAAATTTCTGCGATTATCCTTCAAAAACTTAAATCTGATGCAGAAGCGTACTTAGGTGAAACGGTAACGAAAGCTGTTATTACCGTTCCTGCATACTTTAATGACTCTCAACGTCAAGCAACAAAAGATGCTGGTAAAATCGCGGGACTTGAAGTAGACCGTATTGTAAACGAACCTACAGCAGCAGCACTTGCTTATGGTTTAGAAAAAGAAGAAGATCAAACCATCCTTGTTTATGACCTTGGTGGCGGTACGTTTGACGTGTCGATTCTTGAGCTTGGCGATGGCTTCTTTGAAGTTAAAGCGACTTCTGGCGATAACAAATTAGGTGGAGATGACTTTGATGATGTAATCATGGATCACCTAGTAGCAGAGTTTAAAAAGGAAAACGGCATTGATTTATCTCAAGATAAAATGGCGATGCAGCGTTTAAAAGATGCAGCTGAAAAAGCGAAAAAAGATCTTTCTGGAGTTATGCAAACGCAAATCTCTTTACCATTTATTACAGCAGATTCTACAGGACCGAAGCACTTAGAAATGAACTTAACTCGTGCGAAATTTGATGAGTTAACGACTGATTTAGTTGAGCGTACACTAGCGCCAACTCGCCGTGCGCTTTCTGACTCAGGTCTTTCTGCGTCTGAAATCGATAAAGTAGTTCTTGTAGGTGGTTCTACACGTATCCCAGCTGTACAAGAAGCGATCAAGCGTTTAACAGGCAAAGATTCTCATAAAGGCGTAAACCCAGACGAAGTAGTAGCGCTAGGTGCTGCAATTCAAGCGGGTGTTTTAACTGGTGATGTGAAAGATGTTGTATTACTAGATGTGACACCTCTATCACTTGGTATTGAAACAATGGGCGCTGTGTTCACAAAGTTAATTGAGCGTAATACAACGATCCCAACATCTAAATCTCAGACGTTCTCAACAGCTGCAGATAATCAGCCTTCTGTTGATATCCATGTTTTACAAGGTGAGCGTGAAATGGCAGCAGATAACAAAACGCTTGGCCGTTTCCAATTGAACGATATTCCACCAGCACCACGTGGGGTTCCGCAAATTGAAGTAACCTTTGATATTGATGCAAATGGTATCGTAAATGTTAAAGCAAAAGACTTAGGCACAAACAAAGAACAATCCATCACGATTACATCTTCTTCTGGTCTTTCTGACGAAGAAATCGAAAAAATGGTTCAAGACGCGGAAGAAAATGCAGAAGCAGACAAAAAGCGTCGTGAGCAAGTCGAACTTCGCAACGAAGCTGACCAGCTTGTGTTCACAACTGAAAAAACACTAACTGACCTTGGTGATAACGTTGAACAAGAAGAAAAAGATAAAGCAGAAGCTGCGAAAGACAAGTTAAAAGCAGCGCTTGAAACAGATAACGAGGAAGAAATCAAGACTGCTAAAGATGAGCTACAAGAAATCGTTACAGCGTTAACGACGAAAATGTATGAGCAAGCGGCTCAAGCTGCGCAAGCACAACAAGGTGCTGAAGGCGAAGGTAGTCAGCAAGATGAGAATGTTGTCGATGCGGATTATGAAGAAGTAAACGACGATGAAAAGAAATAA
- the dnaJ gene encoding molecular chaperone DnaJ, with amino-acid sequence MSKRDFYEVLGVSENASEDEVKKAYRKLARKYHPDVNKEEGAESKFKEVKEAYDTLSDPQKKAHYDQFGHTDPNQGFGGASAGDFGGFSDIFDMFFGGQGGGRRNPNAPRQGNDLQYTMTLDFKEAVFGKETEIEIPRDENCETCDGSGAKPGTKPETCSHCKGSGQLNVEQNTPFGRVVNRRVCNHCEGSGKIIKDKCNTCHGKGKVRKKKTINVKVPAGIDNGQQLRVSGQGEAGTNGGPAGDLYVVFQVREHEFFERDGEDVYCEVPLTFPQVALGDEIEVPTLTGKIKLKIPAGTQTGTNFRLKGKGVPNVHGRGQGDQHVQVRVVTPKNLNENEKELMREFAGMSGGRPEEQNDGFFDKLRRAFKGD; translated from the coding sequence GTGAGTAAACGAGATTTTTATGAAGTATTAGGTGTTAGTGAGAATGCTTCTGAAGACGAAGTGAAAAAAGCATATCGAAAATTAGCTCGCAAATACCACCCTGATGTAAATAAAGAAGAGGGTGCCGAGTCAAAATTTAAAGAAGTGAAAGAAGCGTATGATACGTTAAGCGACCCACAAAAGAAAGCACATTATGATCAATTTGGTCACACTGATCCAAACCAAGGCTTTGGTGGAGCAAGTGCTGGTGATTTTGGTGGCTTTAGCGATATTTTTGACATGTTCTTTGGTGGTCAAGGTGGCGGGAGAAGAAATCCAAACGCACCAAGACAAGGGAACGATCTCCAATATACGATGACGTTGGACTTTAAAGAGGCTGTCTTCGGAAAAGAAACGGAAATTGAGATTCCGAGAGACGAAAATTGTGAAACTTGTGATGGGTCCGGAGCAAAGCCGGGAACGAAACCAGAAACATGTTCACACTGTAAAGGTTCAGGTCAATTAAATGTTGAACAAAACACGCCATTTGGCCGTGTTGTGAACCGTCGCGTATGTAACCATTGTGAAGGTTCAGGAAAAATTATTAAAGATAAATGTAATACGTGTCACGGTAAAGGAAAAGTTCGTAAGAAGAAAACAATAAATGTAAAAGTACCTGCAGGGATTGATAATGGTCAACAACTTCGTGTATCTGGTCAAGGAGAAGCAGGCACGAACGGTGGTCCAGCAGGCGACCTTTATGTGGTTTTCCAAGTGAGAGAGCACGAGTTCTTTGAACGAGATGGAGAGGATGTATATTGTGAAGTCCCTCTAACATTCCCTCAAGTTGCATTAGGGGATGAGATTGAAGTACCAACGTTAACGGGCAAGATTAAATTAAAAATCCCAGCTGGAACACAAACTGGAACAAACTTTAGGTTAAAAGGAAAAGGTGTGCCAAATGTTCATGGCCGTGGTCAAGGAGACCAACACGTTCAAGTACGCGTTGTTACACCGAAAAACCTAAACGAAAATGAAAAAGAATTAATGAGAGAATTCGCTGGCATGAGTGGTGGGCGACCAGAAGAGCAAAATGATGGCTTTTTTGATAAGTTGCGTCGAGCTTTTAAAGGTGATTAA
- the lepA gene encoding translation elongation factor 4, translating to MKKDQKLERQSRIRNFSIIAHIDHGKSTLADRILERTGALTDREMKAQTLDAMDLERERGITIKLNAVQLKYTAKDGEEYIFHLIDTPGHVDFTYEVSRSLAACEGALLIVDSAQGIEAQTLANVYLALDNDLEILPVINKIDLPSAEPDRVKKEVEDVIGLDASDAVLASAKNGIGIEEILEQVVEKVPAPAGDPDAPLKALIFDSLYDPYRGVIAYIRIVEGTVKPGQKIRMMQTGKEFEVNEVGVFTPKTVKCDELTVGDVGFLTAAIKNVGDSRVGDTITSAVTPAEKALPGYRRMNPMVYCGLYPIDTGEYNDLREALERLELNDSSLQYEAETSQALGFGFRCGFLGLLHMEIIQERIEREFGIALITTAPSVIYTVTMTDQEVVNIDNPSNMPDAQKVDHVEEPYVKATIMVPNDFVGAVMELCQGKRGVFMDMQYLDEVRVQIVYEIPLSEIVYDFFDQLKSNTKGYASFDYELVGYRESKLVKMDILLNGEKVDALSVIVHRDSAYERGKIIVEKLKQLIPRQQFEVPVQASIGTKVIARSTIKAMRKNVLSKCYGGDISRKRKLLEKQKEGKKRMKAVGNVEVPQEAFMAVLRMDED from the coding sequence ATGAAGAAGGATCAAAAACTAGAGCGCCAATCTAGAATACGTAATTTCTCGATTATCGCTCATATTGACCACGGTAAATCAACGTTGGCTGACCGGATTTTAGAACGCACCGGCGCATTAACTGATAGAGAAATGAAAGCTCAAACGCTAGATGCAATGGATCTTGAAAGAGAACGTGGCATAACGATTAAATTAAATGCAGTGCAGTTAAAATATACAGCAAAAGATGGAGAAGAATACATTTTTCATTTGATTGATACGCCAGGTCATGTCGATTTTACATATGAAGTCTCGCGAAGCTTGGCAGCTTGTGAAGGCGCCCTGTTAATTGTCGATAGTGCGCAAGGGATTGAAGCGCAGACGTTAGCAAATGTTTATTTAGCATTGGATAATGATTTAGAGATTCTTCCAGTCATTAATAAAATCGACTTACCGAGTGCAGAGCCAGACCGTGTGAAAAAAGAAGTAGAAGATGTTATTGGATTAGATGCTTCTGACGCTGTTCTTGCATCAGCTAAGAATGGAATCGGTATTGAAGAAATTTTGGAGCAAGTCGTGGAAAAAGTACCTGCGCCAGCCGGAGATCCAGATGCGCCGTTAAAAGCGTTAATTTTTGACTCGCTGTATGATCCATATCGTGGTGTCATTGCATATATCAGAATTGTAGAGGGAACGGTTAAACCGGGACAAAAAATTCGGATGATGCAAACAGGGAAAGAATTTGAAGTGAACGAGGTTGGTGTCTTTACACCAAAAACAGTGAAGTGCGATGAACTTACTGTTGGAGATGTAGGATTCTTAACAGCTGCTATTAAAAACGTGGGCGACTCCCGTGTAGGGGATACAATTACGAGTGCTGTTACACCTGCAGAAAAGGCACTTCCAGGTTATCGTCGGATGAATCCAATGGTTTATTGTGGTTTATACCCAATCGATACTGGAGAATACAATGATCTTCGTGAAGCGTTAGAACGACTCGAGTTAAATGACTCTTCCCTTCAATATGAAGCAGAAACGTCTCAAGCATTAGGGTTCGGATTTCGTTGTGGATTTTTAGGTTTGCTCCACATGGAAATTATCCAAGAGCGAATCGAACGAGAATTTGGTATCGCGTTAATTACAACAGCACCATCCGTTATTTACACAGTCACCATGACGGACCAAGAAGTGGTTAACATTGATAATCCATCCAATATGCCTGATGCACAAAAAGTAGATCATGTTGAAGAACCTTATGTAAAAGCAACCATTATGGTCCCGAATGATTTTGTTGGTGCCGTTATGGAGTTGTGTCAAGGGAAGCGCGGCGTGTTTATGGACATGCAGTACTTGGATGAGGTCCGAGTTCAGATTGTCTATGAAATCCCGCTATCAGAAATTGTGTATGATTTCTTTGACCAACTGAAATCTAATACAAAAGGGTATGCATCCTTTGATTATGAGCTTGTAGGCTATCGGGAGTCTAAGCTTGTAAAAATGGATATTTTGCTAAATGGCGAAAAAGTCGATGCATTGTCTGTCATTGTGCATAGAGATTCTGCCTATGAGCGTGGCAAAATTATTGTTGAGAAGCTTAAGCAACTTATTCCAAGGCAGCAGTTTGAAGTGCCTGTACAGGCAAGTATTGGTACAAAAGTCATTGCGCGCTCAACCATTAAAGCGATGCGTAAAAACGTTCTTTCCAAATGTTATGGTGGAGATATTTCACGTAAACGTAAGCTTCTGGAAAAACAAAAAGAAGGTAAGAAACGAATGAAAGCAGTTGGGAATGTGGAAGTTCCCCAAGAAGCGTTTATGGCTGTACTGCGAATGGACGAAGATTAA
- the grpE gene encoding nucleotide exchange factor GrpE, whose translation MPEEKKNDAEQHEHGTEEEVVDNRSEEQTDVDETVQEEAEVVHPLEAELKEANDRLARTRADYDNFRRRTKEEREAQLKYKSQTLIETLLPALDNFERALAVNPESEEAKQLLQGMEMVYRQIEDALQNEGVTVIPTKGEMFDPHYHQAVMQVEEDGFESNQIVDELQKGYQLKDRVIRHSMVKVNS comes from the coding sequence ATGCCAGAGGAAAAGAAAAATGATGCAGAACAGCACGAGCATGGCACTGAAGAAGAAGTAGTGGACAATCGTTCAGAAGAACAGACGGATGTTGACGAAACGGTTCAAGAAGAAGCTGAAGTCGTTCATCCTCTTGAAGCAGAATTAAAAGAAGCAAATGATCGTTTAGCGCGAACAAGAGCTGACTATGATAACTTCAGAAGAAGAACGAAAGAAGAGCGAGAAGCTCAGCTTAAATATAAATCACAAACATTGATTGAAACGTTACTACCTGCTCTTGATAACTTTGAGCGTGCACTAGCCGTAAATCCAGAAAGTGAGGAAGCGAAGCAGCTTCTTCAAGGAATGGAAATGGTGTATCGTCAAATTGAAGATGCGCTTCAAAATGAGGGTGTGACGGTTATCCCGACAAAGGGAGAAATGTTTGATCCTCATTACCATCAAGCTGTTATGCAGGTTGAAGAAGATGGCTTTGAAAGCAATCAAATTGTTGATGAACTGCAAAAAGGGTACCAGTTAAAAGATCGAGTTATTCGCCATTCAATGGTTAAAGTGAATTCATAG
- a CDS encoding 16S rRNA (uracil(1498)-N(3))-methyltransferase, translated as MQRYFIADEQMSDTAVTVIGEDAQHIRKVMRMSVGDHIVCVNTRSRSVVVKLTAVSEASVDGEILYDEENRTDMPVQVTLAQGLPKGDKFEYIIQKATELGVYTIIPFLAERSIVKWDEKKMQKKLTRFEKIAKEAAEQSHRSSIPQIEAPLDGQALVSRVNLYDACLVCDEEEAKQGEKSQLKQMFETLKPGSRLLIIVGPEGGLSRSEVTKLTNAQARTCSLGPRILRTETASLYVLAALSYQVEI; from the coding sequence ATGCAGCGCTATTTTATAGCAGATGAGCAAATGAGCGATACGGCTGTAACAGTAATTGGTGAAGATGCCCAGCATATTAGAAAAGTCATGCGTATGTCTGTAGGCGATCACATCGTATGTGTGAACACCCGCAGTCGCTCAGTGGTCGTTAAGCTGACGGCAGTTTCAGAAGCGAGCGTAGATGGAGAAATTCTTTACGATGAAGAAAACCGAACGGATATGCCTGTTCAAGTGACTCTCGCGCAAGGCTTGCCAAAAGGTGATAAATTTGAATACATTATTCAAAAAGCAACGGAATTAGGTGTGTACACAATCATCCCTTTTCTTGCGGAACGGTCTATTGTAAAATGGGATGAGAAAAAAATGCAAAAAAAGCTCACTCGCTTTGAAAAAATTGCAAAAGAAGCCGCTGAGCAATCGCATCGCTCTTCCATTCCGCAAATTGAAGCGCCATTAGATGGACAAGCGCTCGTCAGCCGTGTCAATCTGTACGATGCTTGTCTCGTTTGTGATGAAGAAGAAGCAAAGCAAGGCGAAAAAAGTCAGCTAAAGCAAATGTTTGAAACGTTAAAACCAGGTTCACGTTTATTAATTATCGTTGGCCCAGAGGGCGGGTTATCTCGCTCTGAAGTCACGAAATTAACAAATGCTCAAGCACGAACGTGTAGCTTAGGTCCGAGAATTTTGAGAACTGAAACAGCAAGCTTGTATGTTTTAGCTGCACTTTCTTATCAAGTAGAAATATGA
- the prmA gene encoding 50S ribosomal protein L11 methyltransferase, with the protein MKWAEFFVHTTQEAVEPVSNILHEAGAAGVAIEDPKDLVTEWSVKFGEVYELNPDDYPEEGVMVKAYFPMNDQFHKTIAEVEDKIQGLVTFDINIGNGTTGYVEVNDDDWANAWKKYYHPVNVTDQIVIVPTWEDYEKKEHEMIIELDPGMAFGTGTHPTTILSLQAIEKIVKIGDAVIDVGTGSGVLALAAWKLGARTIHAYDLDDVAVTSARENFKLNNAEHSIEISQNDLLTGIQEHTADLVVANILAEVIVTFTEDAFHVVKPGGTFITSGIIERKEQLVKESIEQAGFMIDSIQRQEGWVAIIAKKPSE; encoded by the coding sequence ATGAAATGGGCAGAATTCTTCGTACATACAACACAAGAAGCAGTCGAACCAGTATCAAATATTCTTCATGAAGCAGGTGCAGCAGGCGTTGCAATTGAAGATCCAAAAGATTTAGTAACGGAATGGAGCGTTAAGTTCGGTGAAGTCTATGAATTGAATCCGGATGATTATCCGGAAGAGGGTGTAATGGTCAAAGCCTATTTTCCAATGAATGATCAATTCCATAAGACGATTGCTGAAGTAGAAGATAAAATTCAAGGCCTCGTCACGTTCGACATTAATATTGGTAATGGAACAACTGGTTATGTAGAAGTCAACGATGATGACTGGGCAAACGCGTGGAAAAAGTATTATCACCCGGTAAACGTCACCGATCAGATTGTCATTGTGCCGACTTGGGAAGACTATGAAAAGAAAGAACATGAAATGATTATCGAACTTGATCCTGGGATGGCTTTTGGAACGGGTACGCATCCAACAACCATTCTCTCTTTACAAGCGATTGAAAAGATCGTAAAAATAGGCGATGCAGTTATTGATGTCGGCACTGGTTCTGGCGTTTTAGCTCTTGCAGCATGGAAGCTTGGTGCACGCACGATCCATGCGTATGACTTAGATGATGTTGCTGTAACAAGTGCTCGAGAGAACTTTAAGCTGAATAACGCTGAACATTCGATAGAAATATCGCAAAATGATTTATTGACAGGGATTCAGGAACATACGGCTGATCTCGTTGTTGCAAATATTTTAGCGGAAGTCATTGTGACATTTACAGAAGACGCATTTCATGTTGTGAAACCTGGCGGAACGTTTATTACGTCTGGCATTATTGAGCGCAAAGAACAACTAGTAAAAGAATCGATTGAACAAGCTGGCTTTATGATTGACTCCATTCAACGTCAAGAAGGTTGGGTTGCCATCATAGCGAAAAAGCCTAGTGAATGA